The genomic segment TTTCCCCTTTCCCCTTTTCCCTTTCTTCATAGACATTCAAATAGTCACAAAGAAAGCTTCGCTGAATTGAAAGTGAAAAATAATGATTGAGGTGAATAATCATGGTACAAGCAATCGACAACACTATCGCTGCAAATTTCTTAACTGATGCAGTAGTCGAGCGCCACAATTTCTCACAGTTAAATAAAACCCGTATTAGGTTTCGTATTCAGTTGAAGAAAAGTACAAAGTCTGCTGCTCCTAAGTGGGCAGATGTCTTAAAAGCTGAAGTTTCCGAAATCGAATCAGACCTCGTGAAAGTCACAAACTCCGAAGTTGGTTTACGGGGTATCAAGGTATTCAAAAAGCTGGATGAAGCTGCTGCACAATTGAGGCAAGAGATTGCTTCAGTTCAGGAGTGGATGAGTAGTGATACTGGTGATTGGGTCTGTCCGATTGACTTAGCTCCACTCGTTTGGAGTCAACTGCTTAATATTAGGGATAATATTGCCCCTGGTTTACGCAATCAATTAAAAGTTGATTACGAAGCGGGACTTAATGATTACCAAGAGCGAATTGACCAGTTTCTCTCACTCCATACTTGGGAATTATCGCAGGACAAGCAAGCAGATGTCAAAGCCAATTTGTTAAGAGCATTTCCGATTCTGACCGACCTCGAAGACTATTTGCAAGTCGTTATTGGTCGTCCGGTAATTATTCCTGCCCTCTCTGAACAACTCAATCAGCAGCAAGCCGAGTGTCTTGACCAGATTACCAAGTTCATCCAACAGTATGACCAAAATTTGGAGCAGCGATTAAGGGAATCAGCCCTTGCTGGTGGCGAACAACTCGCCGCCCAGTTGCTAGAAGAGTTAGCCGATTGGGAACCAGGAAGGAAACCCATACAGTTTAAAAGGAAAATGGAACGCCATTTGATGAAGGTTCAGGTACTACTAGCAAACGCTTCACCGGAGGCAGGCAGTAGCTTGGAGGCGATGATGGCGCATCTAGATTCTATCGTTAATGATCCGGCGATTGAGTCTAAGAATCTTGGTAGTGAGGGGCGTAGTCAATTGCAGCAAAAGATGCAAGAGATTCGCACCAAGTTGTTAGATGAACAACGCAATCTACAATCACTTGCGACTGACGACGTGGGCTTATCGAAAGCTACCGTAATGTCGTTTAAGTTCCGGTAAAAAACTGTCTTGGGCGAGGTGAATTCGCTCAAGACTAGCATTTTAAACAATAAATGCATATACACCTTACAAAGAATACCGCACTTCTACCACTATAGGAACAAAATTCTCATGTCGCATTTTTCAACCGTTAAAACCAAGCTTGCTAACCGTGAATGCCTGGTACAAGCTTTACAAGATTTGAAGCTGAATCCGCAAGTTTACGAAACAGCACAATCACTAAAAGGATACTACGGTGGCTCTCAAGGACAAAGCGCTGAAATCATCGTATCTGGTCGCACTATAAAAGCCCGTGCAGACATCGGATTCAAGTGGAATCAGTCAAGTGGTGTGTACGAAGTAATACATGACAGTTATGAAACAGTTCCTAAGCTGGGCAAAGACTTTTTCAGCAATAAACTAATGCTGGCTTACGGACAACGAATGGTAAGAGCTAAAGCTGCCGAGTTACAAGAGCAGTTTGGTGAATGTGCGATCGCTGAATCAACTAAAGGAACTGTACAAACTCTACGCCTAACCTTTGCCGGACATCAAGAAGTTAAACAATTTGCACGGAGATAAATATGGAACGTTCAATACTGATTCATTTCGACAGCGCTACAGGTGAAGTTCGAGTGGAAGCGGAGGGATTCGAGGGGCTAAGTTGTCTTGGAGCTACGCAACCATTTGAATCCGCTTTGGGAGTTGTGAGCGAGAGCGATGCCTTCGGCAACGTCAAGGACGAACGCACTTACAAGGATGAAGCCCAAACCCAACAACTTCGGACTACCCTAAGCAATCAAACACGTTTGCACCAGTAATGAGTCATCAGTTACCAGTTTTAACTCGGCTAGTAGTTTGCCAACCCAAAAATGTTATGTGGAGGCAGGCTCTTGAGCAGGGGTGCAGGGGTGCAGAGGAGAGTTCAAATACCAAGTTCCTTCCCCTCTGCCCCTCTGCTCCTCCGCCCCTCTGCCCTTGGAGCTAACCACCTTTGCATTGTTTCCTTGGCGTAGTACTGGTAACTGCTGATCATAAAGGCTTCGCCATTTCATAAGTGAAATATTTGAATAATTGACATGAAACTCTCAAATCTGCTCTCCAC from the Nostoc flagelliforme CCNUN1 genome contains:
- a CDS encoding DUF1257 domain-containing protein codes for the protein MSHFSTVKTKLANRECLVQALQDLKLNPQVYETAQSLKGYYGGSQGQSAEIIVSGRTIKARADIGFKWNQSSGVYEVIHDSYETVPKLGKDFFSNKLMLAYGQRMVRAKAAELQEQFGECAIAESTKGTVQTLRLTFAGHQEVKQFARR
- a CDS encoding DUF2997 domain-containing protein, which codes for MERSILIHFDSATGEVRVEAEGFEGLSCLGATQPFESALGVVSESDAFGNVKDERTYKDEAQTQQLRTTLSNQTRLHQ